The DNA region GACccccgggtctgagggaggaggcctggggcctggacccccgggtctgagggaggaggggcgtgGGGCTGGACCCCTAGGTCTgaggggggaggtgtggggctGGACCCCcaggtctgagggaggaggggcgtgGGGCTGGACCCCTAGGTCTGAGGGGGGAGGTGTGGGACCTGGACCCCCCGGGTCTGAGGGGGCGGCCTGGGGCCTGGACCCCCTGATCTGAGGGGGAAGGCGTGGGGCTGGACccccgggtctgagggaggaggggcttggGGCTGGACCCCTAGGTCTgaggggggaggtgtggggctGGACCCCGGGTCTGAGGGGGGAGGCCTGGGGCCTGGACCCCcaggtctgagggaggaggggcgtgGGGCTGGACCCCTAGGTCTGAGGGGGGAGGCCTGGGGCTGGACCCCTAGGTCTGAGGGGGGAggcctggggctggaccccgggtCTGAGGGGGGGAGGCGTGGGGCCTGGACCCCAGGCCCTCCCAGCGCCCCGTCCTTGCCCAGGCCCGTCGCTGTCCTCTGTGCTGAATGAGCTGCCCAGCGCTGCCACCCTTCGGTACCGAGGCCCTGGGGTGCTGCCCTGGGGGGCTGAGGAGGGTGAGGACGAGGAGGCATGGAGGAGCATGCAGACCTCCCCAGACGCCTCACATCAGGAGCTGCCGGAGCCCGGCCCCTCCCGGGAACTGCCGTGGCCCATGCAGGCCAGGCGGGCACACAGGTGAGGCCACCTTCCTGTCCCCTCCaggcctgggccccctgcccacCAGCTGGCCGCTCCGCCCCCTGCTCGGTCCCTGGTCGGTCCCTGCGTCTCACCCAGCCGCCCCTCTGGGTCTCCTTGCCCCCGTCTGTGTTGGAGCTTCTCGGCTCCAAGGAGTCCTGTCTGCAGGAtcctggtgctctctcccagatTCCAGTGTCTTGTGTCTTTTTCCCTCCAAGCCTGACTGCCTCTGTCTGAAATCTGTGgttcactttttctctctctctgagcttTATGTCGGTCTCTGCCTCCTACCACTCTGTTAACGTCTTTCTCTCCCCTGTCCTGCTGCATAATTGGCAGGACCCAGTGAAAGCCGGGTCTCTCGTTCCACAGTTACTATGCATATGGCACAGCAGTGCAAGTCAGCCGGAGGCCCTTCTGAGAACAGGGCCCTGGCTGCTCCTCAGGTGACCCTTGACACCGATCCTTGCTCCTTATATAATCTGGGCACAGTCCCAAGGTGTGGGGAGGTTCCCTCATGCCAGGCAATGCTCTGACTCTGGCTGGGTGTCCAACAATGCAACTCAACTTTGATACTATCTACCTGGAGACATAAAAAGGACACTCTCACCACTTAGGAAATTCTAGGCTCTAGGAGCCCTGTGCCAATAGGACAAAGCCCAAATAatatagttctttttattttatcttaaccactgggcctccagggaagtcctccctgccccctgctttATTTCGATACAGTTGACAGATAGCATcttataagtttaaggtgtacagtgttACATATACACTtatatgttgcaaaatgattaccacagtctTGCTAGCTGACATCTCCACCTATCACATAattactgtttgtttttctgtggtgagaacacttacTCTGTTGGCAACCTTCAAGTATACAGCACAGCATTATGAGCTATGATCACCCAGCTCTACATTAGATTCCCAGAATTCATTCATcttttaactggaagtttgtactccTTGACCAACTTCAGCATTTACCTACTCTACCCCCTGGTTACCACCATCCTACTCTCTTCTGAGCTCggttttttattttacttcatttcatttcattttttgactgttcagtgcagcttgtgggatttttagttccccaaccgagGATTGAACCTccgccctcagcagtgagagcacagagtcctaaccactggaccgccagggaactctcagttcaattttttttagattccacatgggATATCATACACTACAAAATGTGTTTCTTATTGTAAGTCACACTATCACACCTACCTCCTTTTTAACTTTATGATGATATTTGCTGACAGAAAAGTGCATGAGACATCATGCAGAGGCTTACAGAGTTTTCCCAAAGCAAGGATCCAGATAACTTCCACCTGGGGCACCCGCATCTGCTTCCCAGACTTTTGCAGAGGATCACTTCCTCGCTTTTCCTCACAGCTTCGCCATCTGTGTGTGCATCCCTGAACACTTTGTGCTTGCTCTGGGTCCTTCTTAAATTGAACCCTGCAGTGTGTATTTTCTGTCTTATGCTTAGCATTAgatgtgtttctttttgttgctatGGAGTATCCCCTGTTAGGAATACACAGAAACCTACTTCTTCGTGCAACCACTGGGTTGCCTCTCCCTGTTGATGGTTTCCATCTGGGGCAGCTAGGCCCCTGCTTTTCCGTCTCTGACTCTgtttctgccccccccccccccctcgccAGACAGAGACTTGCCAGGGACCGAGTGGCCCAGGGCGCGGGGTCCACAGGGGCCCAATGGACTCGGCTGATTCGGAGGTCCAAGGAGAAGGTGCGGGAAGGCCTGCgctccctgcagccctgggcGTGGACGCTGAAGAAGATCGGGGGTACGGGGGATGGGGCTAGGCTGGCGACTTGGGGCAGAACTGGACTCCTggcctgagggaggaggggctgggcccCCGGGTCTAAGGGTGGCGGGGCTAGGGGCCTGGACCCCCGGGTCTGAGGAAGGAGGGGGCTGGACCCCCGGGTCTGGGGAGGAGGGTCTGGGGGCTGGACCCCCGGGTCTGAGGAAGGAGGGGGCTGGACCTCCGGGTCTGGGGAGGAGGGTCTGGGGGCTGGACccccgggtctgagggaggagaggctgggggccTGGACCCCCGGGTCTGAGGAAGGAGGGGGCTGGACCTCCGGGTCTGGGGAGGAGGGTCTGGGGGCTGGACccccgggtctgagggaggagggtctGGGGGCTGGACCCCCGGGTCTGAGGGAGGCGGGTCTGGACCCCCGGGTCTGAGGAAGGCGGGGCTGGACccccgggtctgagggaggagggtctGGGAGCTGGATCCCCGGGTCCAAGGGAGGCGGACGGGACCGGACCGGGAGCGGAGCCCGCCgcctctctgctgccccctgcagGACAGTTTGGCGCCGGCACCGAGTCCTACTTCTCGCTGCTGCGCTTCCTGCTGCTTCTCAACGTGCTGGCCTCGGTGCTGACGGCCTGCATGGTTCTGCTGCCCACCTGGTTGGAGGGGACTCCCCCGGGCCCCCCTGCCCCGAACGCCTCCTCGCCCTGCGGCTCCTACAACCCCGGCTCCCACGGCCTGGTCACCTTCGCCACCGAGCTCTTCAACTTGCTCTCCGGAGAGGTGCGTGCCTGGGTCCCGGGAGCCTCAGGGACCCCCGACCCTGGTGGCCCCGCTCCTTGAGCCCCCTCGTCCTGCCTTTCCTTCCGCAGGGTTTTCTAGAATGGTCTCCTCTCTTCTACGGGTTCTACCCGCCCCGCCCACACCTGACCATCACCTACCTGTGCGCCGCCTTTGCCATTGGCCTCCTCTACCTGCTGCTCATCCTTCACCGGTCAGTGACAGCCCTGCACCCAGACCCCCTGGACCGTGGCGGGGAGGAGCGGTGGGAGGAGCGCCCTCCCCCATAGGCCTGAGTCTCGGTCCCGGGTCCCTTTCTCTCTGCTTGAACTGCAGTCAGATTTTAAAATGCTTCATGACTGGCTCCAGGCCAGGGATAAAGATGGGAGATGTCTCCCTGCTGCGACTTAGTCTAGTGGGGAGGGTAAGATattaaataaacaaggaaattaaTTGCATCTTTTCTGGAGGGGAGAGTGGTTGAATAGGAAACGAACGGGTGATTCATTCACTCAGGGATAGATATTAACTGAGCAGATACTATGTGTCAAGCATTGTTCTAGGCATTTGACAaaacagagccaaaaaaaaaaaaaaaaaaaatccaacagagTCTGGTTGGCCCTGGTGGAGCTGACATTTTAGCAGGAGAGACAAGTAATAAACAATAGACCATAATGAGTGGATTGTATGGCATGTTAGAGGGTGATCATCCGAGCTGCCCAGCCCCCAACCACCGTCATTTGTATTAACACTATAGCTTGCTTTTGgcccattttcttctttatataaaGGGAGACTCTACATATGTTGAGACTAAAGCCCACAGGATTCCCTAATAATTGGATGCGGGGTGTGGTGAATGATGGAAGTTAAGAATGACTCCAGgtgttggaacttccctggtggtccagtggttaagattctgccttccactgcagtgggcgcaggttcaacccctcgtcagggaactaaggtcctgtaTGCCTCAGggtacagccaaaaattaaagaaaataataaagaatgacTCCAGGTGTTTGCCATTTGAGATGGGGAGGGCTGTAGAAAGAGCAGGCTTTGGGCGGGGAATATCCTGGGTGCAGTTTTGGATCGGTAGATTATGAGGGAATGTTGAGTAGGCACTCAGGCAAGCCTGCGAGACTCCCAAAGGAAGGGACTAGGGTCAAGAAAGAAACacgacttatatatatatatacatatagtgttCTCAgaatgtcaggcactgtgcttgggTCCAGGGACACCAGAGGGGTACAGCTTACAGTCAAGTAGGGGAGATAAATTTCGAGACTGACTGTTAAATAAACAAGCCAATCAGTATTTGTGGTTTGAGAGCTGTactatatagaaaacaaatgagaGCAGGGATCAgcaaattttttgttttcctagtaAAAAAGGGAAGGCCAGGTGGGAAGTAGTTGCATCTTTGCAGGTCACGTGATCTCCATCTCCACTACAGTCTGCTGGGCAAAAGCGACTGTGGACAGTAGGAAAGTGAGTGGGCATGGCTCTGtgccagtaaaactttatttacaaaaaacaagACTTGGTCTCAGGGCCATAGTTTGCTGGCCCTCTTTGATGCAGAGTAACGCGCGGGGACCGTCTTTATGCGGAGTGGCCGTGCGgactctctgaggaggtgacctcTAGGCTGGAAAGGTGGCAGGGAGGCAGCCAAGTGAACAGCCAAGATTCGGGCACTTCAGACAGCGCAGGCTGTGACTGCAAAGGCCCCGTGGTGGAAAGAGGTGGAAATGAaaggcggggaggaggaggagggacatGGTTTGAGCTTGGAGAAGTAGGTGGGGTCGTCTCAGGGAGACTATGCTATGAAGGTGCCCAGGATTCAAGAACGAGGAGAAGCTGTGGAGTAGGTTTTAAGTGAGAGTGCCATGGATCCCCATAAAAGGAAGGTTGGACTGGCTCACGAACAGGGGCTGGGCGAGAGGGCACAGGTGGAAGCAAGGAGTGCAGGTGGGCGCACTCGGGGGCGATGGGGCTGGCAACGGGGGTGGTGAAGGTGGCCGTGGAGTCTTTTTGcccctttttctgttttagtcCTTTTCTCAGGTTTTCTGTCCCCTCCCTAGGTCTTTATCTCCCCCCCCCCCAGTCTCTTTACCGgccccctccttcctctgggtCTCTGAACCCAAcctcccatctccttctctcTTACTGAGTCTTTGTCCCCTTTCTTGGACTCTCTGCCACTTTGGGGTTTCAGTCTTCCGTCTGCATCTCTCTCCGGGgtctctgttcctttctctcaGGAGAGCTGGTCTTATCTCTTAGGGTTCTGTCTCTCCTTTCAGGTGTCGGTCCTCCAGGTCTGTTACTCAATCTCTTCTTCACTCTTTGGCATCAGTGGCTGGACGTGTCTCCATCAGGCAGCCGCTCTCCAAATGCCCTGTGTCTCAGAGTTCATCTTCCCTATTTGCCCCATCAGAGGGCAGGGCTGTCCCCCAGTTCACGGATGTCTTGCCTACACTCCATTTCCTGGTCCTCCCCTCTCTTAGCTCGGTGTCTGGACTGAAGCAGACGTTGTTGGCTGAGTCAGAGGCCCTGACCCGCTACAGCCACCGCGTGTTCTCCGCCTGGGACTTTGGACTCAGCGGGGAGGTCCACGTGCGACTCCGCCAGCGCCTGATCCTATATGAGTTGCAGGTGCGCTTAGCGGTGGGGCCCGGTGAGCTGGGGGCACCCGAGGGGGCGGGGTTGAGAGAATGGGCGGGGCCTGGGCCAGGGACGGGGCCTCCAGAGAGACGCTGGGCGGAGCTTTCTTCTTAGGAGGCGGGCCTTGAGGGAAAAGGGCTGAAGGCCACTACAGGGATGCCTGAGGTCAACGGTACAAGGAAAAAGCTAGATCCGTTCGCAGTTAAGAGCAGGGTGTGTCCAGAAAAGGCTGGGTAGAGTAGAACCGAAACGCCAAAGGCCAGGCAGGAGTGCTGGGCGGGCCCTAGGAGGAGCTTGATGTGTTGGGCGGGGCCTTAGAAGGGCGGAGTCAATTCTAAATTGTCAATCTGGAGGGTCTTGGGTGGGCTGGGACAGGACTATAGACGTTCTTAGAGATCCGATGCAGCATCAGTTCCCGTTGAGCGTGGACCGCCGGCTGGACCTGGGACACTGGAACACGACTGGGCGTCTCTTCCGGCCTTAGGTAGAGCTGGAGGAAGCCAGAGTGCGGCGCAAGGCTGCGGTGCGGACCCTGGGCCAACAAGCCAGGCTGTGGTCGGTGCGCCTGCTGCTCAACCTGGTGGTGCTGGTGCTCCTGGGGGCAGCCTTCTACGGCATCTACTGGGCTACCACTGAGGCCGCTGTGACGCTGCAGGTGTGGAGGGCCCTGAGGGAGGAAAGGCCCTGGAACCTACCTTTCCAAGGGTGGAGGAGACTGAAGCCTGTGATTCTTGGAATCTCAGAGAGGAAGGAttggggtctgtgtgtgtgtgtggcgatGGTGGTTATGACTGGCCGTGGACTTTCAGGGTGCTGAAGGAAGAAGAGGCTGGGGGAGGATAATGGTAAGCATGGCCTCAGCAGGACCCCAGAGCCTCTTCTCTTGGTCCACCCTCCCTCCTAGGACAAGCCTCTTATCCAGCGGACGCCAGTGCTGAAGCTCATGGTCGATTACCTTCCGTCCATCTTCATCTCCGGGGTCAACTTCGTGCTGCCACCTGTGTTCAAGCTCATTGCCCCCCTGGAGGGCTACACTAGGAGTCGCCAGATCGTTTTTATCCTACTCAGGTTCTGGACTCCTGGTGTGGGCTGGGTCTGGCTGAGGGACATTGGTTCTACCAAATAAGAGACTGACATTGTCAAGATTCAGGATCCGGTGGGATCTGGATTCAGATCCCGACTCCTCCTGtcactgaacctcagttttcttcttctgtgaagcGGGGGGACTGTGAGCACGCTCCACACAGGAGAATCCGGGCACGTGGTGGGCGCTCTGTCAGTGTTGAtgccctttttctcttttccccttgcCAGGACAGTGTTTCTCCGCCTGGTCTCCCTGCTGGTCCTGCTCGTCTCTCTCTGGAGTCAGATCACTTGCGGGGGCAATGCGGAGGCTGCGGAGTGCAAAACCTGTGGCTACAATTATAAAGAACTTCCGGTGAGGATGCGGCGGCGGGACGGGGGACTCCTTGGTCCTTGAAGGAAAGGAAGAGCCCGGTGGGTTCCAGATTCTTGGTTTGGGATGAAAGAAGAGCTTGCGGTGCTAGAATACCTTCCCCATGAGGACAGGggtatggatttttaaaaagaagaaagaacccCCAGATAAAGTATTGATAGAGTCTCATACTCTTGCAATTTGGAGACTCAGCTGTTTGGGTCCACAGGGTCCTGAGGTCTTTCTGACCTGTTCTTCCTCCCTCAGTGCTGGGAGACCCGCCTGGGACAGGAGATGTACAAACTCCTGCTGTTTGACCTGCTGACCAGCCTGGCAGTCATCCTGCTCATCCAGTTTCCTCGGAAGTGAGAGTCCCGCCCCTTGCCGTGGCCCCGCCCAGCACCCGTAGTCTCTTTCCCCGCCCTTTCTAGCCCCGCCCCTGCTCTAGGCCCTCAGACCACGCCCCCTCCACGGGTCTGGTAGTCCGGTCCATACAGCCACGATTAATAACTCTACTCAAGCCCCGCCTCCTAGACGCACACCCTCCCCGCCGGGTCTGGGAAGTTTCTCCCCGCCTCCAGATATACTCACTTCCCATTGGTGGGCGGGACGGTGAAGGCGGGGGAAACCCGTGGCCCGCCCGCCTCTGATTCCGTGGGTCTCACCCTGCCCCTCAGGCTGCTCTGCGGCCTCTGTCCCGGGGCGCTGGGCCGCTTTGCGAGGACCCAGGAGTTCCAGGTGCCTGACGAAGTGCTGGGGCTCATCTACGCACAGACAGTGGTCTGGGTGGGGAGTTTTTTCTGCCCTTTACTGCCTTTGCTCAACACGGTGAAGTTCCTCTTGCTTTTCTACTTGAAGAAGGTGAGCGGTGGGGAGCAGCCTTGGGTCTGAGGCGGGGAGGTACTGGGGCTTGGATTTCTGGATTCTGGGAGAGGAGAATACTTAAGGATGTGACTGCTGGGTCCTGGTGGGGGAGGATGCCAGGGTCCCTGACTACGAGATTCTGATAGAGGACAGGTCTGGAGGACAGACCCCTGGATGTGGGAGGAGGGGTCCAGGGCATCCCAACTGTTAGGTCTGAGGGAAGTGGGGGACCCGGACTCTTGTGTCTTGTGGTGGAAAAGAACTGGGGTTCCTGGCTCCTGATTGAGGAGAGGGGGCCAGGGATTAGGGCTCCTGGGTGGTGGAGGAGAGTCTGGGGCTCAGATTCCTGTGCCTCATATTCCCTTCATCCCCTCCTGCCAGATCAccctcttctccacctgctccccgGCCTCCCGCACCTTTCGAGCCTCCACTGtgaatttctttttccccttggTCCTCCTCCTGGGTCTGGCCATCTCCGCCGTCCCTGTGCTTTATAGTATCTTCCTGTAAGTGTGAGAGGCACCGGCCTCTCTCTCCCACCGTTcaccctcctctgtccagggtTCTGACTTTGCGCCATCCTTGAGCTCTGCCTGTCTCTGACTCCAGGATCCCACCTTCCAAGCTGTGTGGTCCATTCCGGGGTCAGTCGTCCATCTGGGTGGCGATCCCCGAGTCTATCTGCAAGCTGCCTCAGACGGCCCagaattttctcttcttcctgggtACCCAGGCTTTTGCTGTGCCCCTTCTGCTGATCTCCAGGTGAGGGCGCTAGACTCCTGGGTCTGAGTCTGAATGTCTGACCTGGGGTCCCACCGCCTGCTTCCGAGAGAGAAGTGGGCTGGGGGCCCAAACTCTTGGgtctgagggaaggagggggctggGATGCTTCGACTCCTTGAGTCTGAAGCAGGAGGTCCAGACCCCTGGTTTCTAAAAAGCCCTACGTGGAAGATATTCTGAGAACGTTTGGGGAGTGTCTTCCATTTTATCTCCTCTAGCATCCTGATGGCGTATACCGTGGCCCTGGCTAACTCATATGGACGCCTCATCTCTGAACTCAAACGCCAGATACAGACGGTGAGCCAGGCCTGGCCCCTGGGAAGGGGTCCTGGAGAGTATGAAAAGGAACACAGGGGAGAGACTTGTCTCACCTCCCACTCTCTTTACCCTTTCTCTCAGGAGGCGCAGAATAAAGTCTTCCTGGCACAGCGTGCTGTGGCGTTGAGCTCGGTCAACAGAGCTCTTTGACCTCTCCAGCCTGGCTTGGGGTGACGTCCCACTTCCAGCCCCAGACCTGCCCCCAGATCCTTTTTTAGCTTCGTCAACATCATTTGGAAAATGAGCGAACTGGAGAAGACCCCGTGCTTTTCCAGCCCTGGGATTCCCTGCTGAGTCCCCCGACCCTTCAGTGAACCTCTTTCTAGTACTGTATCAATAAATCTAGTACTGTATCAATAAACACAGCGGAGGCCGCTAAGTGCTTTTTGAATCTCGGGTCCAGAAGCTAGGGGAAAGCCTTCAGCGGGACATAAACCAATCAAATGTGTGGGTCTGAGAGCGTGGCCGACTCTTCCGCGAGAGAACCCGCGCCAGCCAATCAGCGGCTGCGTTCAGGAGCGTCAGGGCGGGGACACGTGATTGAGTCAGAGTCGTGAGAAGCGGCGGTCGCTAGGCGACGCCACGCGCGATTCTCGACGACGGAGGACGTGGGCCCGGCAGCCAGTCACCTCTCGCTACAGCCCTCTGGGGGCGTGTCAGGCAGCGCAGAGCCAATCCGTGGCCGAGGAAGCAGCAATAGGGCGGGGCCTTCCCCTCGCCAATTGGAAGTGCCAGGAGGTGGGCCTATCGGTCCGCGGACGGCTGAGGCGCCATGAATATTTTACCCAAGAAGAGCTGGCACGTCCGGAACAAGGACAATGTCGCCCGCGTGCGGCGTGACGAGGCCCGAGCccgggaggaggagaaagagcgTGAGCGGAGGGCGCTGCTCGCTCAGCAGGAGGTGAGCCCCGGGCCCGGGCGGACGCGGCGCCGCGGCTCAGCGCGCAGGCGCCCCGGGAGGCGCCGGGAGCTGGGCAGTGCCAGACGCGGGGCGGCGCGCAGGCGCGGGG from Cervus elaphus chromosome 4, mCerEla1.1, whole genome shotgun sequence includes:
- the TMC4 gene encoding transmembrane channel-like protein 4 isoform X3, coding for MEERPQWDPEAWGSAEGRPAPRAARTGPSLSSVLNELPSAATLRYRGPGVLPWGAEEGEDEEAWRSMQTSPDASHQELPEPGPSRELPWPMQARRAHRQRLARDRVAQGAGSTGAQWTRLIRRSKEKVREGLRSLQPWAWTLKKIGGQFGAGTESYFSLLRFLLLLNVLASVLTACMVLLPTWLEGTPPGPPAPNASSPCGSYNPGSHGLVTFATELFNLLSGEGFLEWSPLFYGFYPPRPHLTITYLCAAFAIGLLYLLLILHRSVSGLKQTLLAESEALTRYSHRVFSAWDFGLSGEVHVRLRQRLILYELQVELEEARVRRKAAVRTLGQQARLWSVRLLLNLVVLVLLGAAFYGIYWATTEAAVTLQDKPLIQRTPVLKLMVDYLPSIFISGVNFVLPPVFKLIAPLEGYTRSRQIVFILLRTVFLRLVSLLVLLVSLWSQITCGGNAEAAECKTCGYNYKELPCWETRLGQEMYKLLLFDLLTSLAVILLIQFPRKLLCGLCPGALGRFARTQEFQVPDEVLGLIYAQTVVWVGSFFCPLLPLLNTVKFLLLFYLKKDPTFQAVWSIPGSVVHLGGDPRVYLQAASDGPEFSLLPGYPGFCCAPSADLQHPDGVYRGPG
- the TMC4 gene encoding transmembrane channel-like protein 4 isoform X1 produces the protein MEERPQWDPEAWGSAEGRPAPRAARTGPSLSSVLNELPSAATLRYRGPGVLPWGAEEGEDEEAWRSMQTSPDASHQELPEPGPSRELPWPMQARRAHRQRLARDRVAQGAGSTGAQWTRLIRRSKEKVREGLRSLQPWAWTLKKIGGQFGAGTESYFSLLRFLLLLNVLASVLTACMVLLPTWLEGTPPGPPAPNASSPCGSYNPGSHGLVTFATELFNLLSGEGFLEWSPLFYGFYPPRPHLTITYLCAAFAIGLLYLLLILHRSVSGLKQTLLAESEALTRYSHRVFSAWDFGLSGEVHVRLRQRLILYELQVELEEARVRRKAAVRTLGQQARLWSVRLLLNLVVLVLLGAAFYGIYWATTEAAVTLQDKPLIQRTPVLKLMVDYLPSIFISGVNFVLPPVFKLIAPLEGYTRSRQIVFILLRTVFLRLVSLLVLLVSLWSQITCGGNAEAAECKTCGYNYKELPCWETRLGQEMYKLLLFDLLTSLAVILLIQFPRKLLCGLCPGALGRFARTQEFQVPDEVLGLIYAQTVVWVGSFFCPLLPLLNTVKFLLLFYLKKITLFSTCSPASRTFRASTVNFFFPLVLLLGLAISAVPVLYSIFLIPPSKLCGPFRGQSSIWVAIPESICKLPQTAQNFLFFLGTQAFAVPLLLISSILMAYTVALANSYGRLISELKRQIQTEAQNKVFLAQRAVALSSVNRAL
- the TMC4 gene encoding transmembrane channel-like protein 4 isoform X5, which gives rise to MEERPQWDPEAWGSAEGRPAPRAARTGPSLSSVLNELPSAATLRYRGPGVLPWGAEEGEDEEAWRSMQTSPDASHQELPEPGPSRELPWPMQARRAHRQRLARDRVAQGAGSTGAQWTRLIRRSKEKVREGLRSLQPWAWTLKKIGGQFGAGTESYFSLLRFLLLLNVLASVLTACMVLLPTWLEGTPPGPPAPNASSPCGSYNPGSHGLVTFATELFNLLSGEGFLEWSPLFYGFYPPRPHLTITYLCAAFAIGLLYLLLILHRSVSGLKQTLLAESEALTRYSHRVFSAWDFGLSGEVHVRLRQRLILYELQVELEEARVRRKAAVRTLGQQARLWSVRLLLNLVVLVLLGAAFYGIYWATTEAAVTLQDKPLIQRTPVLKLMVDYLPSIFISGVNFVLPPVFKLIAPLEGYTRSRQIVFILLRTVFLRLVSLLVLLVSLWSQITCGGNAEAAECKTCGYNYKELPCWETRLGQEMYKLLLFDLLTSLAVILLIQFPRKLLCGLCPGALGRFARTQEFQVPDEVLGLIYAQTVVWVGSFFCPLLPLLNTVKFLLLFYLKKHPDGVYRGPG
- the TMC4 gene encoding transmembrane channel-like protein 4 isoform X4 — translated: MEERPQWDPEAWGSAEGRPAPRAARTGPSLSSVLNELPSAATLRYRGPGVLPWGAEEGEDEEAWRSMQTSPDASHQELPEPGPSRELPWPMQARRAHRQRLARDRVAQGAGSTGAQWTRLIRRSKEKVREGLRSLQPWAWTLKKIGGQFGAGTESYFSLLRFLLLLNVLASVLTACMVLLPTWLEGTPPGPPAPNASSPCGSYNPGSHGLVTFATELFNLLSGEGFLEWSPLFYGFYPPRPHLTITYLCAAFAIGLLYLLLILHRSVSGLKQTLLAESEALTRYSHRVFSAWDFGLSGEVHVRLRQRLILYELQVELEEARVRRKAAVRTLGQQARLWSVRLLLNLVVLVLLGAAFYGIYWATTEAAVTLQDKPLIQRTPVLKLMVDYLPSIFISGVNFVLPPVFKLIAPLEGYTRSRQIVFILLRTVFLRLVSLLVLLVSLWSQITCGGNAEAAECKTCGYNYKELPCWETRLGQEMYKLLLFDLLTSLAVILLIQFPRKLLCGLCPGALGRFARTQEFQVPDEVLGLIYAQTVVWVGSFFCPLLPLLNTVKFLLLFYLKKGSDFAPSLSSACL
- the TMC4 gene encoding transmembrane channel-like protein 4 isoform X2, producing MEEHADLPRRLTSGAAGARPLPGTAVAHAGQAGTQTETCQGPSGPGRGVHRGPMDSADSEVQGEGQFGAGTESYFSLLRFLLLLNVLASVLTACMVLLPTWLEGTPPGPPAPNASSPCGSYNPGSHGLVTFATELFNLLSGEGFLEWSPLFYGFYPPRPHLTITYLCAAFAIGLLYLLLILHRSVSGLKQTLLAESEALTRYSHRVFSAWDFGLSGEVHVRLRQRLILYELQVELEEARVRRKAAVRTLGQQARLWSVRLLLNLVVLVLLGAAFYGIYWATTEAAVTLQDKPLIQRTPVLKLMVDYLPSIFISGVNFVLPPVFKLIAPLEGYTRSRQIVFILLRTVFLRLVSLLVLLVSLWSQITCGGNAEAAECKTCGYNYKELPCWETRLGQEMYKLLLFDLLTSLAVILLIQFPRKLLCGLCPGALGRFARTQEFQVPDEVLGLIYAQTVVWVGSFFCPLLPLLNTVKFLLLFYLKKITLFSTCSPASRTFRASTVNFFFPLVLLLGLAISAVPVLYSIFLIPPSKLCGPFRGQSSIWVAIPESICKLPQTAQNFLFFLGTQAFAVPLLLISSILMAYTVALANSYGRLISELKRQIQTEAQNKVFLAQRAVALSSVNRAL